gaacaaacagaaaagtaAGTATTaactttgttaaaattattttatctttataatgtTGAATTGACTGTTAAAAGttaaacagttttttttatctttgactggtggtggtgctaTGGATAGAACATTGTTCTGggttgctgaggacccaagtttgaaaacccaaggttggccctggccggttggctcagtggtaaagcgtcagcctggcgtgcaggagtcccaggttcgattcccagccagggcacacaggagaggtgtccatgtgattcttcacccctccccctctccttccactctgtctctgtcttcccctcccacagccaaggctccattcgagcaagttggcccgggtgctgaggatggctccatggcctctgccttaggcgctagaatggctctggttgcaacggagcaatgccccagatgggcagagcattgccccctggtgggcgtgccaggtagatcccggtcgggtgcatgcgggagtctgtctgactgcctccccgttttcaacttcagaaaaatacaaagaaaaaaaagaaaagaaaagaaaacccaaggttgctgatttgagggcagttgtcgccagcttgagcgaggatCAGATAATCAACATGatcacatggttgctggcctgagcccaaaggttgctggcttgaagcctaagtttgcttgcttgagcaaggggtcattggctcaactggacccccttccccccaaaaatgCTGcagttacaagttgatgcttctcatatctttctTTTGCATGCGcgcacacaaaaaaaatgaggtaTTTCTTTTTAGAGTAAGCTTATGTTTATTGATGGTTTTAAATATGAGTCAGCATTATAGGTACATAGCAGTACAAGCCTAACTCTGGTATTCTCTTTACCATGGAGAATCCTAtaagcatttattatttcatgttctTTATTAATGACTAACCCCGAAGATGTAATTTGgtgccctgtccagttggctccgtggtagagggttggcccagtgtatggaagtcctgggttcaattcctagtcagggcacacaggagaagcaaccatctgattctccattcctccacctctcgcttctctctctctctattttcccccttttcccctgcagccatggctcaagcagtttgggcaagttggccctggtgctgaggatggctctgtggcctctgcctcgggtgctaaaatggctcctgttgcaacagagccagggccccaggtgggcagagcatcgccctgttgtgggcttgctgggtagatccctgttgaggcacatgcaggagtctgactctgcctcccctcttctctctgaaataaaaaaaagaaaaattaagatggCAATATTAAATTTTGTCTTACAACTAAATGGTAGAGGTGTTCATCGATACATTTTTGGTAGGAATATGATTctttaacatagattcaagtaacACCCACATAAtgggaaaatgaaaagaagggTGTGTCATGAGAGACTGTTTTCCTTAAGAGTTTCTCgtttaataagttaaaaatttcttttttaccttCATTTGTGTAGCACCTGGAAATGGAGATGGTGGCAGCACCAGTGAGACACCTCAGCCTCCTCGCAAGAAAAGAGCTCGAGTGGATCCTACTGTTGAAAACGTGAGTTTTCCCTTAAGTTTATGATTAGCATGTTAAATTCTATTTAGTCAGTCTTACAACATAATAAAACAGAACTTTGAGTCTCAAAAGCATTTGCTAAAACATCATTAAGgactgaaataaaaatactcCCCTTTTTTGGATACAggatatattttgttgtttttgttttaacttttaactCTTAGTGACGTACTTTTTGCTAGATACCCGTCCCCCCAGCTTATCATTAGATGTTTGTAAGCTCTGTGTTCATGTCCAGAACTAAATGTTCTTTGGTGTTGAATTGTGCAGCAGGTCCTCGAATAACTCATTTTGTTTAATGACGTTTTGTTATTATGTTGTTGAGATGCTATAGGCCCCAACTTTTTTTATATCAACTAGCCTATGATCAAATTGGTTTTAGTATACATGGTTTGCTTCAAGTTAAAGAACATCCTGATGACCTTAAATGAGGACttagtatatatatactgctcacaaaaattaggggatattcccaaaatgaagtgataaaatatcccctaatttttttttcttctttttaagattttatttattgtttgaccaggtggtgacacagtgatagagcaccggcctgggacactgaggacccagattcgaaactacAAGGTCACCTGCTTAAGTACAGGTTGATCcagcatgagcacgggctcaccagcttgagtgcagggttgccaggcttgagtgggatcatacacatgaccccatggttgctggcttgagcccaaaggtcgctggcttgaagcccacggttgctggcctgagcccaaggtcactggcttgagcaagggtcactgacttggctcagctggtgccccccagtcaaggcacatatgagaaagcaatctatgaacaactaaagtgacataactacaagtagatgcttctcatctctcccttcctgtatgtctgtctctctatttctctctaaaaaaaaaaaagaattttatttattgactttagagagaggagagagagaaagaaagacgggaggagtgggaagcattagcATATAATtgcctcatatgtgctttgactgggcaagcttggggatttgaaccagcaacctcagcattccagattgatgctttatccactgcaccaccacaggtcaggcaagaagagttttttttaaaaatctgaaatgtgcctgaccaggcggtggtgcagtggatagagcgtctgactgggaatatcccctaatttttgtgagcagtatattaaatgACTTAGTTCCCAAGATGACTtaataaactgataaaaaatatTGTGGAAACCTattctgtgtgggtgggggtatAATAGCTTCAGATTCTTTATTAACTGATAAGTCTCATTTCTTATTTACTATGTTTATAACTCCCAAAGTTATGAATTATAACTCTGAAAGCAGGGTTATAATTCTTATCTGACATTTCACATTTCTGAAGCTGATGTTATAAAGCAGTGTTATACTTATAACGTGGAATGTTTTCAAAATCAGGCATCTTTGAACAGTTTATTGAAGACTCTAGCAGTTAGAATAttgaattttctgttttaaagataTAACTAAGATAGTTGTATTTGGAATAGTCATTATATATCaacaataaatatgaaaacactAAAAGCACAACAAATAAACACTAAAAGTGCTCATTTACAGAAATGGGAATTTGCtaaagaatttttgttttcacagCAAAATATTCAGACCAACTCTCTATCAAGGATAGATTGCTATTTCCCAGCAGCTAGCTTTAAGGtcttttcatttatgatttttgaAATGATAATCTGACTGCCTGTTTGAGTACTCTATACCCAGTGCTTCTCAAGGCCAAGAAAAATCTTGTCTTTCAGAATAGCCATTCAGTAAGAAAAGACcttttagaatattttcctttttccatttagGAGGAAACATTCATGAACAGAGTTGAAGTTAAAGTAAAGATTCCTGAAGAACTAAAACCATGGCTTGTTGATGATTGGGACTTAATTACCCGGCAGAAACAGGTAACTTGAAAATTACACTGATTATAATATAGATGTGTTCTTTCTAGtttgaaaaaaacttttaaaggaaaAGGTTGTATAGATGATCATAATATTGAAATTGTGTGACTAATGAATGCTTTATTTCAGAGACTGAACAATTTGATCATCAGAAAGAATGACTTGGGGAGgaataaagtatttatataaaagtttgtGAGGTTATCATGATAAAAAGTGGAGATAACTCATTTTGGAGGTTGCTTGAGGTCCCACCTCaagcaattctttttctttctttcttttttttaacagggacagagagagggatagacagggacagacagacaggaagggagagatgagaagcatcaatcattagtttttcgttgtgcattgcaataccttaattgttcattgattgctttctcatatgtgccttgaccgtgggccttcagcagactgagtaaccccttgctggagccagcgaccttgggctcaagctgatgagcttttgctcaaaccagatgagccctcactcaagctggcaacctcaggggtcttgaacctgggtcttccgcatcccagtctgatgctcgatccactgcgccaccgctcaGTCAGGCTCAAGCAATTCTTTACCAATTCTGAAAAAATTGGTAAAGGCAAGCATGGGTTTCCTGTCATAACTGTCATTGAAAATGGGACATCCCCACATATGTCACTACTAGTGGAATATAATAGGAAGCACACAATGCCACCTGTAAGGTATTCATGGCCTCCAGAAGCACCCAAATCCAGTCAAGTTTCTAGGTCTAGCTACTGAGGTATATTTGTAACACGACAAGGATGCAGACGTCAAACTCCAGAATGAGGAACTCTATAAGATGAACCAATTTCTTGTAACAAATGGCGTGGGGAGGGTTGGGGAAGAGTAGAGACTTCGTGAGAATTACGAGACTTAAGGCAGGTAAATCATATACAACACGTAGACTTCATTTGATTCTTGATTTGTGTCTGGCTAAACTGCTATGATTGAAACCTTGGCTTTACCATTTACATCTGAGTTGGGACAAGTTACCTagcctttttatattttggttccCACCTTTAGTGGAGTTAATGACATCTGCCTTATGGTtgataagatgaaaacataatgTTAATGCTCTGGACCGGGTCTGGTATGTGATACACATAGAGTAAGTGATTGATAACATGGAGATACATTTATGTGTGGTGTGTTCCAGATATAGTGGTAGTTTATGTGTGTCCATTTGGTCACCATAGAGCTGTGCTATCCAATATTGCAGCCACTAGCCATATTTGGCTGTTTAACTGAaggtaagtaaaattaaaatttcagttccTTGACCACATTAGCCATATTTCAAATGCTgaacagttttttatttctttgcaataCTGTTGGTCGATCTTTTATCATTGAAGCTTTAGAAAAGTTATATTAAAGCATTTAAGCTTTGctagtgtaatttaaaaaaacaacaactcgtATTCaagtgtatttttgtttttatagctcTTCTATCTTCCTGCCAAGAAGAACGTGGATTCCATTCTGGAGGATTATGCAAATTACAAGAAATCTCGAGGAAACACAGATAATAAGTAGGAATATACACATGTTTGAAGTAtattcaaagactttttttttagagaaggagagagatgagaagcatcaactcatagttgtggccctttggttgttcattgattgcttctcatatgcgccttgacttggtggctccaaccaagccagtgaccccttgctcaagccagcagcttgggcttcaagccagcaatctttgtgttcaagctggtgagcctgtgctcaagctgttaacctcagggtttcgaatcttggacctcagtgtcccaggttgaacactatccattgcaccaccaccggttAGACCCaaagtcatttttctttcaaatattttttttttaaataagttctcTGAAATGTGTACCTACTTTAATACCATCAAATACTAGCAAAATTGAATTTCATTGACATGGGTTTGGCTGTTAGACTTTTTCTTCCGATTGGAAATATTTTAGGTAAAATTGaagctattataaatatgtatttaaccaTGTACATATATAACCatttaaaagcagtttttaaaaaaatattaaagccaCTTTTAGCTTGAAGGGAGCCTTGAACTTAATCCTTATGCTTGTGTTGGTTGAATTAATCCCCATCTCTCAGATCTTTTCAATGACCTGTTTTGgaagtaaattatttttgttcatttattaggGAGTATGCTGTTAATGAAGTTGTGGCAGGGATAAAGGAATACTTCAATGTGATGTTGGGCACTCAGCTGCTCTACAAATTTGAGAGACCACAGTATGCTGAGATCCTTGCAGACCACCCCGATGCACCTATGTCCCAGGTGTATGGAGCGCCACATCTACTGAGATTATTTGGTAATACgccatttagaaaacaaaattttactttGTCTTTCCTCATTGATATCAAGGAGTAACAAAATAACATTCCATTctaatttaaacttttatttaaaatgatgaatgCATGTCAAAGTTTGTGTAAAAATCAGGAGTTTCTAAAATCATGTATTTAAAAGAATTGGTGATAGTTAGTTACATTTGCtcacataattaaaattatttgtaatgcTACCTTGGATGTAACTTTGACcagattattttgtttaaatagtaCGAATTGGCGCAATGCTGGCCTACACACCTCTGGATGAGAAGAGCCTTGCTTTATTACTGAATTATCTTCATGATTTCCTAAAGTAAGTGTGAGGGTatgcttgaaatgaaaaacatgccTTAGTACAGTATACTGAAGATTACTCTGATAGATTGACACTATAGATAGTGTAGTATAAAActgaagtaaataaaacaatggtATTGGTACAGTAGTTATGTTAATGGAATAAGGTACCAAATGTATGGGAATATCAGACGTGATAGAAGCTAGTGGAATGATGGAATACTAGAAAATGGGAGCAACGGGCTAGTCTTTAGAAAGAAACAAAGTTAGGTCCACACTATTaagcataaaaattttagatgaatcgaaaatttaaattgtgaagactcccctggcctgttggctcagtagtagagtgttggcctggcatgtgggagtctcgggtttgattcccagccagggcacacaggagaagcgcccatttgcttctccacccctccccttctcctttgtctctctcttcccctcccgcaaagttggctggggtgctggggatggccctatgacctctacctcaggcgctagaatggctctgattgcagcagagcaacgccccctggtgggcatgccgggtggatcccggtcgggcacatgcgggagtctgcctccctgtttccaacttcagaaaaatacaaaaaaaataaaaataaattgtgaagaCTAAGAGAATGAAGGGGGAAATGTAgggcattatttttataacttttatagtGAGAATGGTCTTTCTAAAAATTCAGTGATACAGAAGATGATTGATAAATTTGACTaccaatatataaaattctatgtgATAAGAATATGGTCTTAAAGATGAAAGGAATAGATCTTACATATATGTTAAAGGACCTGGTAACTTTAACACACACAAGAGTTCTTGCAGTaaggaaaaagatgaaagaaacagtGGTAAGTAGGACATCAGAAATTCAAAGACATGGAAGTATAAAAGGTGTTGAACATTAAGACCAGGTATCTCTTGTtagtttatctaaaaataaaaaggttgaagAAACGGGGGAAAGGCTAGATGGGTTTCCATAGGATTTAGTAGGGCGTTTGAAAAGTTATGCTTTTGGGAACTTACCCTATAGAAATATTAAGTGCAAAAAGAGTTTCAAGCAATTTGCAGTAGAGAATATGGTGTGATTCTCCTCATTTGTAGAGAAACATTTTTAGTCTTTGGGAAAGATCTGGAGAAGTCTGGCTCATACTTAACAGTGGATTATTTCGTGGGCATAGTACTGAAAGGAGAGGTTGAAGTTTTCCGTTTCCACTTTACACATTtctgtatttgaaatttttttttttattgtgagacagagagggacagatagggacagaccggcaggaagggagaaagatgagaagcatcagttctttgtggtGGCACATTACtgatagttgttcattgattgctttctcatatgtgtctgggggggtgggctacagcagagtgagtgacctcttgctcaagccagatgtgctTGTGCTCTagcggtgacctcaggatttcaaacctgggtcctctgcgtccatgtccaatgctctgtccacagcaccaccgcctggtcaggctgtatttgaattttctttttattttatcttttggatttttctgaagtgagaagtagggaagcagagtcagactcctgcatgcgccagactgggatctacccgtcaagcccaccagggggcgatgctctgcccctctggagagTTTGCTGCATTGCAACacgagtcattctagcgcctgaggtggaggccgtggagcctgTGGAGCctgtggagccgtcctcagtgcccaggccaactttgctccaatggaggggaagagagagacagaaagggagagtgggaggagttgagaagcagatgggcgcttctcctgtgtgccctgagcgggaatcaaacctgggacttccacacactgggctgacactctaccactgagccaaccagccagggcctcttttttatatatataataaaaaatttaaaaatgcaacgtGAGCCTAGGAACTTAAATAGCTTTATAGTCTTTGATCAGTGATAAATACCTttctttacttctattttttataaCATGAAACTGCTCTATTGACATTTCAGGTTACTTTGATTTTTATGGTTGGTGTTCAAGTTTACTTGTCAgtttctgaatatatttaatttgaatAAAGAATAAACACCAAATGTTATTCTTTGAGGGTAACACCATGACCTTTCCTTAAAAGATAGAGTTGAAGCTCTCAAGTTGGTATTAAGATAACTATTCTTGCTGTTTTGAAATTAGGGGAGTAATTCTGGACTTCATTTTCTATGCATTGTTACCTGGTATATATCTCTATTATTGTTAGTTGTAATTATATGGTTTTATTATGAAGTGATTATTTTAGAATATGTTAATTTTTGTATGACTTTT
Above is a window of Saccopteryx bilineata isolate mSacBil1 chromosome 7, mSacBil1_pri_phased_curated, whole genome shotgun sequence DNA encoding:
- the MORF4L1 gene encoding mortality factor 4-like protein 1 isoform X2: MAPKQDPKPKFQEGERVLCFHGPLLYEAKCVKVAIKDKQVKYFIHYSGWNKNWDEWVPESRVLKYVDTNLQKQRELQKANQEQYAEGKMRGAAPGKKTSGLQQKNVEVKTKKNKQKTPGNGDGGSTSETPQPPRKKRARVDPTVENEETFMNRVEVKVKIPEELKPWLVDDWDLITRQKQLFYLPAKKNVDSILEDYANYKKSRGNTDNKEYAVNEVVAGIKEYFNVMLGTQLLYKFERPQYAEILADHPDAPMSQVYGAPHLLRLFVRIGAMLAYTPLDEKSLALLLNYLHDFLKYLAKNSATLFSASDYEVAPPEYHRKAV
- the MORF4L1 gene encoding mortality factor 4-like protein 1 isoform X1, which translates into the protein MAPKQDPKPKFQEGERVLCFHGPLLYEAKCVKVAIKDKQVKYFIHYSGWNKKSAVRPRRSEKSLKTREDIVALFPVPEGAPSVHHPLLTSSWDEWVPESRVLKYVDTNLQKQRELQKANQEQYAEGKMRGAAPGKKTSGLQQKNVEVKTKKNKQKTPGNGDGGSTSETPQPPRKKRARVDPTVENEETFMNRVEVKVKIPEELKPWLVDDWDLITRQKQLFYLPAKKNVDSILEDYANYKKSRGNTDNKEYAVNEVVAGIKEYFNVMLGTQLLYKFERPQYAEILADHPDAPMSQVYGAPHLLRLFVRIGAMLAYTPLDEKSLALLLNYLHDFLKYLAKNSATLFSASDYEVAPPEYHRKAV